A genome region from Staphylococcus capitis subsp. capitis includes the following:
- a CDS encoding response regulator transcription factor, with the protein MKILIVEDDLVIAESLANELSKWNYEVNVVENFDQIMEDFRETEPQLVLLDINLPTLNGFHWCQEMRKESNVPIMFISSRTDNMDQIMAIQMGGDDFIEKPFNLSLTVAKIQALLRRTYDLSVSNDELDVKGCKLILDEAKLVKDDDAVQLSLTELQILKMLFQNEGKYVSRTALIEKCWESENFIDDNTLAVNMTRLRKKLLSIGVDDFIETKKNVGYRV; encoded by the coding sequence ATGAAGATTCTCATAGTCGAAGATGATTTAGTTATTGCTGAGAGCTTGGCTAATGAACTTTCAAAATGGAATTATGAAGTGAATGTTGTTGAAAACTTTGATCAAATTATGGAAGATTTTCGTGAAACAGAACCACAACTAGTATTATTAGATATCAACTTACCTACACTCAATGGATTTCATTGGTGCCAAGAAATGCGCAAAGAATCTAATGTTCCTATCATGTTTATTAGTTCGAGAACTGATAATATGGATCAAATTATGGCTATTCAAATGGGTGGCGATGACTTTATTGAGAAACCATTCAATTTATCGCTAACAGTAGCGAAGATACAAGCGTTACTTCGCCGTACATACGATTTATCCGTATCAAATGATGAATTAGATGTGAAAGGTTGCAAGTTGATTCTCGATGAGGCGAAACTCGTAAAGGATGATGATGCTGTTCAATTGTCATTAACAGAACTTCAAATTTTGAAAATGTTATTCCAAAATGAAGGAAAATACGTGAGTCGTACAGCATTAATTGAAAAGTGTTGGGAATCTGAAAACTTTATTGATGACAATACCTTAGCAGTTAATATGACTAGATTACGCAAGAAGTTATTATCTATAGGCGTTGATGATTTTATTGAAACTAAGAAAAATGTCGGATATAGGGTTTAA
- a CDS encoding solute:sodium symporter family transporter gives MNWISILLFILVVGGISLYAYLQSKKVKTDSSDGYFMGGNSLTGFTVASTIIMTNLSTEQIVGQNGQSYSQGMEVMAWEVTAAVVVVLLAWVFLPKYLQYGVTTISEFLELRYDTFTKRFVSILFIFTYVVSFLPVVLYSGSLVFNKMFNIDKYLGVSSTTAVIIISLVIGVVGIIYLFVGGLSLSAFSDSIYGMALIIGGLAITILGLGHLGDGNFIHGFDKMVQKTPEKLNGFGKIDSDIVPWPTLFFGMFFNNLFFWCANQMIVQKALAAKNLKESQKGAIYLSLFKVFGPLFTVLPGVVAYNYFNGSIKTPDNAYPALVSSVLPDWAFGLFGAVIFGAILSSFVGSLNSTTTLLTLDFYKPIFGKNKSDKHIARVGHIATIVIGAIVVGLAPVISLFPSGLYAVVQQFNGVYSMPVLVLVLVAFYSKKTSKLGAKVALATHIVIYAIVSLVFTEINYLYTFSVLFFVDLIIVLIFNKIKPSSEYDLKSRQEQVDMTPWKYRYVAGIIILALVVISYIIFSPLVLAK, from the coding sequence ATGAATTGGATATCGATACTCTTATTCATTCTGGTGGTAGGTGGTATTTCATTATACGCTTATCTACAATCGAAAAAAGTTAAAACAGATAGTTCAGATGGTTACTTTATGGGAGGTAACAGTCTGACAGGATTTACAGTTGCTTCGACGATTATTATGACTAATTTATCTACGGAGCAAATCGTGGGACAGAATGGACAAAGTTATTCACAAGGTATGGAAGTTATGGCATGGGAGGTTACTGCAGCTGTAGTGGTTGTACTATTAGCTTGGGTCTTCTTACCTAAATATTTACAATATGGTGTTACGACTATATCTGAATTCTTAGAATTAAGATATGATACTTTTACTAAGCGATTTGTATCTATCTTATTTATTTTCACATACGTCGTTTCATTCTTACCCGTTGTACTTTACTCTGGTTCACTCGTGTTCAACAAAATGTTTAACATTGATAAATATTTAGGAGTAAGTAGTACAACTGCCGTTATCATTATTTCCTTGGTCATAGGCGTTGTAGGAATCATCTATTTATTTGTCGGTGGTTTATCTCTTAGCGCATTCAGTGACTCTATTTATGGTATGGCGCTTATTATCGGAGGACTTGCGATTACAATTCTAGGTCTCGGACATCTAGGTGACGGTAATTTTATCCATGGTTTCGATAAAATGGTTCAAAAAACGCCAGAGAAATTGAATGGCTTCGGTAAAATCGATTCTGATATTGTGCCATGGCCTACGTTATTCTTCGGTATGTTCTTCAACAATTTATTCTTTTGGTGCGCAAACCAAATGATTGTTCAAAAAGCGCTTGCTGCTAAGAACTTAAAGGAATCACAAAAAGGTGCTATTTACTTAAGTTTATTCAAGGTATTCGGGCCTTTATTTACAGTGCTTCCAGGAGTAGTTGCATACAACTACTTTAATGGCAGTATTAAAACTCCAGACAATGCGTATCCAGCGCTTGTAAGTTCAGTACTACCTGATTGGGCTTTCGGTTTATTTGGTGCCGTGATTTTCGGTGCAATCTTAAGCTCATTTGTAGGTTCATTAAACAGTACAACGACATTACTTACGCTTGATTTTTATAAACCCATCTTTGGAAAGAATAAATCTGATAAACATATTGCACGTGTAGGTCACATTGCGACAATCGTTATTGGCGCAATTGTAGTAGGGCTTGCGCCAGTCATTTCATTATTCCCAAGTGGTTTATACGCTGTTGTACAACAATTCAATGGTGTTTACAGTATGCCAGTACTCGTACTTGTGTTAGTCGCATTCTATTCTAAGAAGACATCTAAATTAGGTGCTAAAGTTGCACTTGCTACGCACATTGTAATATATGCGATTGTGAGTCTCGTATTTACAGAAATTAACTATCTATATACATTCAGCGTATTATTCTTTGTAGATTTAATTATTGTATTAATTTTCAATAAGATTAAACCTTCTAGTGAATATGACTTAAAATCACGTCAAGAACAGGTCGATATGACACCATGGAAATATCGCTATGTTGCTGGAATAATTATCTTGGCATTAGTGGTAATAAGTTATATCATCTTTTCACCACTCGTACTTGCGAAATAA
- a CDS encoding DUF4064 domain-containing protein, whose protein sequence is MIKRTVEKVLSWIGNILHLLYLGFIALMVSMMGNKDFKHEMIHNTQDSNQGVSSDQLNQSYGMLSSMGTWYIIGFIVLLILAIIATLLIGKKSKIAGIILLIVGVIALLTSSFLAGILWIIAGIMLLARKPKNDPNQYNDNHNAYANNEHHKNNNHNEYDRNNNYNNNHNEYDRNHSHDDNHHNHDRHNAHDNYQNNEHYENGDRQVNEKNNSFILSDDDKKHEQQEIKDQYSHNSDRESHDFNSNDTKRDDFIKEEERHRKNEKEDDPFKY, encoded by the coding sequence ATGATAAAACGTACTGTTGAAAAAGTTCTATCTTGGATAGGAAATATACTCCATCTTCTATACTTAGGTTTTATTGCTTTAATGGTTTCAATGATGGGTAATAAAGATTTTAAACATGAAATGATTCATAATACTCAAGATTCAAATCAAGGTGTATCATCTGACCAACTTAATCAGTCATATGGAATGTTATCAAGTATGGGTACATGGTACATCATTGGTTTTATAGTATTATTAATTCTTGCAATTATTGCTACATTATTAATCGGTAAAAAATCTAAAATTGCAGGTATCATCTTATTAATCGTAGGTGTTATTGCGTTACTTACTTCAAGTTTCTTAGCAGGTATTTTATGGATAATTGCAGGTATCATGCTATTAGCACGTAAACCTAAAAATGATCCAAATCAATACAATGATAATCATAATGCCTATGCAAATAATGAGCACCATAAAAATAACAATCATAATGAATATGACAGAAACAATAATTACAATAACAATCATAATGAATATGATAGAAATCATAGTCACGACGACAATCATCATAATCATGATCGCCATAATGCTCATGACAATTATCAAAATAATGAGCACTATGAAAATGGTGACAGACAAGTTAATGAGAAGAATAACTCATTTATTTTATCTGATGATGACAAAAAACATGAACAACAAGAAATTAAAGATCAATATTCACACAATAGTGACAGAGAGTCTCATGATTTTAACTCTAATGACACTAAACGTGATGATTTTATTAAAGAAGAAGAGCGTCATCGTAAAAACGAAAAAGAAGACGATCCATTTAAATATTAA
- a CDS encoding alkaline phosphatase, translating into MSFINKFGKTTIASSIVAASVLGASNVSHASGSGTGPGENAQGQQGQDDAVAFGNTKNPKNVIFMVGDGMGPSFNTAYRYYKNQPGAKKMNATAFDKYLKGTNRTYPNDPKENVTDSAAGGTAFATGHKTYNGAISVDNNKKALKSVLEQAKEQGKSTGLVTTAELTDATPAVYASHVDSRDKKDEIAQQFYNDKINGQHKVDVLLGGGSKYFGKENGNLDKKFKKDGYDLVSNKTQLLNSQSDKVLGTFSEKDMPLQIDAPSKNPLLVDMEQSALSKLDKNNKGFFLMVEGASIDKAAHPNDVTGVMSEMGGFEKAFQNSIDYAKTHKDTLVVATADHSTGGMTIAKGKDYKWNPEAIHKMKHSGMYMTKEIAAGKDPEKVIKEGYGIDFPSKQMDKVKQAAKDLRKLQKEGKDDKDPKVAEATTKLQNAIQEPINDTSHTGWTTNGHTGEDVNTYAYGPGSSKFKGNMENTKSAQNIFDFFKNDVTSNQNQQ; encoded by the coding sequence ATGAGTTTCATTAATAAATTTGGTAAAACAACGATAGCAAGTTCTATTGTAGCTGCATCTGTATTAGGTGCTTCAAATGTATCACATGCTTCAGGAAGTGGTACGGGTCCAGGTGAAAATGCTCAAGGACAGCAAGGACAAGATGATGCAGTAGCATTTGGTAATACTAAGAATCCTAAAAATGTTATTTTCATGGTTGGCGATGGCATGGGCCCATCTTTCAATACAGCATATCGTTATTATAAAAATCAACCTGGCGCTAAAAAAATGAATGCAACTGCATTTGATAAATACCTTAAAGGTACAAATCGTACATATCCTAATGATCCAAAAGAAAACGTAACAGATTCAGCTGCGGGCGGAACTGCTTTCGCGACTGGTCATAAAACATACAATGGCGCAATCAGCGTTGATAATAATAAAAAGGCATTAAAATCTGTTTTAGAACAAGCTAAAGAGCAAGGTAAATCAACTGGTTTAGTTACAACGGCTGAACTTACTGATGCAACTCCTGCTGTTTACGCATCACATGTTGACTCTCGTGATAAAAAAGATGAAATTGCTCAACAATTTTATAATGATAAAATTAATGGTCAACATAAAGTAGACGTTCTCCTAGGTGGCGGTTCTAAATACTTCGGTAAAGAAAATGGCAACCTTGATAAAAAATTCAAAAAAGACGGTTATGATTTAGTAAGTAATAAAACACAACTTCTTAATTCTCAAAGTGACAAAGTATTAGGAACTTTCTCTGAGAAAGATATGCCTCTTCAAATTGATGCACCATCTAAAAATCCTTTACTCGTAGATATGGAACAAAGTGCATTAAGTAAATTAGATAAGAACAATAAAGGCTTCTTCTTAATGGTTGAAGGTGCTTCTATCGATAAAGCTGCACATCCAAATGATGTTACTGGTGTAATGTCAGAAATGGGAGGCTTTGAAAAAGCATTCCAAAACTCTATCGACTATGCGAAAACACACAAAGATACTTTAGTCGTAGCAACAGCTGACCATTCAACTGGTGGTATGACAATTGCTAAAGGTAAAGATTACAAATGGAATCCAGAAGCTATTCATAAAATGAAACATTCTGGTATGTATATGACTAAAGAAATTGCTGCAGGAAAAGACCCTGAAAAAGTCATCAAAGAAGGTTACGGCATTGACTTCCCTAGCAAACAAATGGATAAAGTGAAACAAGCTGCCAAAGATTTACGCAAACTTCAAAAAGAAGGTAAAGATGATAAAGATCCTAAGGTAGCAGAAGCTACTACAAAATTACAAAATGCCATCCAAGAACCAATTAATGATACGTCCCACACTGGATGGACTACAAACGGTCATACTGGTGAAGATGTGAATACTTACGCTTACGGTCCAGGATCTAGCAAGTTTAAAGGCAACATGGAAAACACTAAGAGTGCTCAAAACATCTTCGACTTTTTCAAAAATGATGTAACATCTAATCAAAATCAACAATAA
- a CDS encoding zinc ribbon domain-containing protein has translation MYCSNCGHQLKEGQSFCNQCGAHIRQSYQNHPPHYNQNHSNYNVQRASRGKKPTGLIILLSLIFIGFIAAMLYGAYYAYEHYVKDDDKTSESVQSSPSNTNDLKSEKDSTSKGTHIDVFSTAFDKGYMKSASTSGYQGIYTGMTRKEVEEKFGKSDGNVDSSNYTYEKYGNLAVAYENDEVVHVGVAPNDISEDQFIQKYNEPDDRKPNQLIYDSNKDNDFSILVNVKNGKISVIENVDQL, from the coding sequence ATGTACTGTTCAAATTGTGGACATCAATTAAAAGAGGGCCAATCGTTTTGTAATCAATGTGGAGCACATATTAGGCAATCATATCAAAATCACCCACCTCATTATAACCAAAACCATTCTAACTACAATGTACAACGTGCGTCTCGTGGTAAGAAGCCAACAGGTTTAATTATTTTATTATCACTCATCTTTATAGGATTCATTGCTGCTATGCTTTACGGAGCATATTATGCTTATGAACATTATGTCAAAGATGATGATAAGACATCAGAATCTGTTCAATCAAGTCCATCTAATACAAATGATTTAAAAAGTGAGAAAGATTCAACTTCTAAAGGTACGCATATTGATGTCTTTAGTACAGCATTTGATAAAGGATATATGAAATCTGCGTCAACGAGTGGTTATCAAGGTATATATACAGGTATGACACGTAAAGAAGTTGAAGAAAAATTTGGTAAATCCGATGGAAATGTTGATAGTTCAAATTATACTTACGAAAAGTATGGGAACTTAGCAGTTGCGTATGAGAATGATGAAGTTGTTCATGTAGGGGTGGCTCCTAATGATATTTCAGAAGACCAATTTATCCAAAAATATAACGAACCTGATGACAGAAAGCCAAATCAATTAATCTATGATAGCAATAAAGATAATGATTTCTCTATATTAGTTAATGTTAAAAATGGGAAAATATCTGTTATCGAAAATGTTGATCAATTATAG
- a CDS encoding sensor histidine kinase: MLLSFIKSIRNEITIIFCIFLLFALIFYLFSLPFSAFGLALGIVLLIIFIHWWVKYLGFKRNEDLKEKIDNLENELTEVKNRQVEYRNDVESYFLTWVHQIKTPITASQLLLERNEENVVNRVRQEIVQIDNYTSLALSYLKLLNEESDMTITSVTVNELIRPLIMKYRIQFIEQHTKIHYEKCEATVLTDAQWASIMIEQILNNALKYARGKDIWIEFDSAKQTLIIKDNGVGISKADIPKIFDKGYSGYNGRLNEESSGIGLFIVKHISNHLNHEVDVDSGLGEGTTFKIHFPNED; the protein is encoded by the coding sequence ATGTTGCTATCTTTTATAAAATCGATTCGAAATGAGATTACAATTATATTTTGTATATTTTTATTATTTGCATTAATATTTTACTTATTTTCATTACCATTTAGTGCCTTCGGTCTTGCGTTAGGAATCGTATTACTCATCATTTTTATTCATTGGTGGGTAAAGTACCTTGGATTTAAGAGAAATGAGGATCTTAAAGAGAAGATAGATAATTTGGAAAATGAATTAACTGAAGTAAAAAATCGCCAAGTTGAATATCGTAATGATGTGGAAAGTTACTTTTTAACATGGGTACATCAAATTAAGACACCTATCACAGCGTCACAACTATTACTCGAACGTAATGAAGAAAATGTTGTCAATCGCGTAAGACAAGAAATTGTTCAAATTGATAACTATACAAGCTTAGCATTGAGTTATTTAAAATTACTCAACGAAGAATCTGATATGACAATTACATCAGTGACAGTGAATGAATTAATACGTCCGCTAATCATGAAATATCGAATTCAGTTTATCGAACAACATACTAAAATTCACTATGAAAAGTGTGAAGCAACTGTTTTAACGGATGCACAATGGGCGTCTATTATGATAGAACAAATTTTAAATAATGCTTTGAAGTACGCGCGTGGAAAAGACATTTGGATTGAATTTGATTCTGCTAAACAAACATTAATCATTAAAGACAATGGTGTAGGTATTAGTAAAGCAGATATTCCTAAAATATTTGATAAAGGCTATTCTGGTTACAACGGCAGACTTAATGAAGAATCAAGCGGCATAGGATTGTTCATTGTTAAGCATATTTCTAATCATTTGAATCATGAGGTCGATGTAGATTCAGGACTTGGTGAAGGTACGACATTTAAAATACATTTTCCCAACGAAGATTAG
- a CDS encoding ABC transporter permease, with protein MTFKMIWKMIKRGYVTQRHIIVPFIIAVSIMFGIEYILISITQNTYTQRHSVTLPLFAVLGNVLMSMLTLIFVVYANNFVIKRRQREFAVYMILGMEKKHIKVSLVIESLINFVIISCISLIGGYLFGSLFFMLISKIWIGKSASLIDYPFDIRAMWITLIMLVVVLGVLNVINIIKVTFQSPLKLVNQNSKKTGKTSKIFTYISLLLGILLTGFGYSIALQNNTMIGSLASIFVAMLSVFIGTYFLFISLSVLILDWLKRIPNFYYKTNNFFTVSNLRSRLKSNAVSLATISLLATFLIVTLGMTIHTYRGFNERIDQIWPNEYFISLSGDVHKDKKVKKIMDSLENDIQRHVKTDTFKMYSLKSNKAEFVNNKNNTILRPNSKKFDGRLFYLSKELPHYITTYFMTLNDYNKYHPNLSLKSNEIAINTDNSVLNKTDKIKINGTEYRLKHIKKMNINTLSNFMDGAYLVTKNNKIKEKLYNYLNNFSKDDDYYPRSFLEFNVMGDKKLSASQINKINKNSNNGAFVEDRPRFEKEWTGVNGGLIFVGTVVSFVLFIAIFLMMYYKQISEGYDDRREYEVMRKIGLEQDLIKKIINKQIIWIFSIPVIVAIIHTLVASKIIFNLLGFITPKNSGAFATSFIGVTLAFIAIYSLMYWVTSRIYYMIINNKH; from the coding sequence GTGACATTCAAGATGATATGGAAAATGATAAAACGTGGGTATGTCACACAACGTCATATTATTGTTCCGTTTATTATTGCTGTGAGTATCATGTTTGGTATTGAGTATATATTAATATCGATAACTCAGAATACGTATACTCAACGACATAGCGTCACACTTCCGCTATTTGCTGTTTTAGGTAATGTACTCATGTCTATGTTGACGTTAATATTTGTTGTATATGCTAATAACTTTGTAATTAAAAGAAGGCAACGAGAATTTGCTGTGTACATGATTTTAGGGATGGAGAAAAAACATATAAAAGTTTCTTTGGTTATTGAATCTTTGATCAATTTCGTAATTATTAGTTGTATAAGTTTAATTGGGGGATACTTGTTCGGCTCTTTATTTTTTATGCTTATAAGTAAAATATGGATAGGGAAGAGTGCAAGTTTAATTGATTACCCATTTGATATTAGAGCAATGTGGATAACTTTAATCATGCTAGTAGTAGTTTTAGGCGTACTTAATGTTATTAATATTATAAAGGTAACCTTTCAAAGTCCACTCAAATTAGTTAACCAAAATAGCAAAAAAACTGGAAAAACGTCTAAAATTTTTACTTACATTTCATTGTTGTTAGGAATTCTTCTAACTGGGTTTGGGTATAGTATTGCCTTACAGAACAATACTATGATTGGTTCATTAGCGAGTATATTTGTAGCTATGCTTAGTGTTTTTATAGGAACATACTTCCTCTTTATATCTTTAAGCGTATTAATATTAGATTGGTTAAAAAGAATACCTAACTTTTATTACAAGACTAATAATTTTTTTACTGTATCTAATTTGAGAAGTAGATTAAAATCTAACGCAGTAAGCTTAGCTACTATATCATTATTAGCTACATTCCTCATAGTTACTTTAGGTATGACAATTCACACTTATAGAGGTTTCAATGAACGAATAGATCAAATATGGCCAAATGAATATTTTATCAGCCTGAGTGGAGATGTTCATAAAGATAAAAAAGTAAAAAAAATAATGGATTCATTAGAAAATGATATTCAAAGGCACGTTAAAACCGATACCTTTAAAATGTATAGTCTAAAAAGCAATAAGGCTGAATTTGTAAATAATAAAAATAACACTATATTAAGGCCGAACTCAAAAAAGTTTGATGGTCGTTTATTCTATTTATCTAAAGAATTACCTCACTATATTACGACATATTTTATGACACTTAATGATTATAATAAATATCATCCTAACTTAAGTCTTAAAAGTAATGAGATAGCAATTAATACAGATAATTCCGTTTTAAATAAGACAGATAAAATAAAAATCAATGGAACTGAATATAGGTTGAAGCATATTAAGAAAATGAATATAAATACGCTATCAAATTTTATGGACGGTGCTTATTTAGTAACGAAAAATAATAAAATTAAAGAAAAGTTATATAATTATCTAAATAATTTTTCTAAAGATGATGACTACTATCCACGATCTTTTTTAGAATTCAATGTTATGGGGGATAAAAAACTCAGTGCTTCTCAAATAAATAAAATAAATAAAAATAGCAATAATGGAGCGTTTGTAGAGGATAGACCCAGATTTGAAAAGGAGTGGACTGGCGTTAATGGCGGATTGATATTTGTCGGGACTGTGGTATCCTTCGTATTATTCATCGCTATCTTCCTAATGATGTATTACAAACAAATTTCTGAAGGTTATGATGATAGACGTGAATATGAAGTAATGAGAAAAATTGGACTTGAACAAGACTTAATTAAGAAAATTATCAATAAACAAATTATATGGATATTTTCAATACCTGTTATTGTAGCAATTATCCATACCTTAGTTGCTTCCAAAATTATTTTTAATCTTCTTGGATTTATAACACCTAAAAATAGTGGAGCATTTGCTACAAGCTTTATAGGAGTTACTTTAGCATTTATAGCTATTTATTCTCTTATGTACTGGGTAACTTCACGTATTTACTATATGATCATTAATAATAAACATTAA
- a CDS encoding ABC transporter ATP-binding protein, with the protein MLLEVKNVKKVYGRGLNSTTALNNMNLEIDDGEFVAIMGESGSGKSTLLNLIATFDKVTEGFISLNGTAINKLRNKEVARFRRETLGFVFQDFNVLNTMTNKDNILMPLVLSNERPKTMNERLETISTQLGINDLLDKYPYEISGGQKQRIAIARALIAQPKLLLADEPTGALDSKTSKNLMKLFREINQNNQTILMVTHSNIDASYAERVIFIKDGKLYHEIYRGEESRDEYQKRIADSLAILNGRGD; encoded by the coding sequence ATGTTATTAGAAGTGAAAAACGTAAAAAAAGTATATGGAAGAGGACTTAACTCAACTACCGCATTAAATAATATGAATTTAGAAATTGATGACGGCGAGTTTGTAGCTATCATGGGTGAATCAGGCTCAGGAAAATCTACGCTACTCAATCTTATTGCGACATTCGATAAGGTGACAGAAGGTTTTATTTCGCTTAATGGAACCGCAATCAACAAACTGCGAAATAAAGAAGTTGCCCGTTTTCGAAGAGAAACTTTAGGATTTGTCTTTCAAGATTTTAATGTCTTAAACACTATGACCAATAAAGACAACATTCTAATGCCACTTGTCCTTTCAAATGAACGTCCTAAAACAATGAATGAACGACTTGAAACAATAAGCACTCAATTAGGTATTAATGATTTGTTGGACAAATATCCATACGAAATCTCAGGCGGGCAAAAACAGCGAATTGCTATAGCACGAGCACTCATCGCTCAGCCCAAATTATTACTAGCCGATGAACCTACAGGGGCACTAGACTCCAAAACTTCTAAAAACCTTATGAAATTATTTCGAGAAATTAACCAAAATAATCAAACTATCTTAATGGTGACACATTCTAATATCGATGCGTCATATGCCGAAAGAGTTATTTTTATTAAAGATGGGAAACTTTATCATGAAATCTATCGTGGTGAAGAATCTCGAGATGAATATCAGAAACGGATTGCAGATAGCTTAGCTATCCTAAATGGAAGAGGTGATTAG